One Helianthus annuus cultivar XRQ/B chromosome 7, HanXRQr2.0-SUNRISE, whole genome shotgun sequence genomic region harbors:
- the LOC110868762 gene encoding protein COBRA, with product MDYCLTSLTKISISTIFVAILLSSFSFTLTEAYDAQDPNGNITIKWDVMNWTPDGYVAVVTIYNFEQYRYISPPGWTLGWTWAKKEVIWSMLGGQATEQGDCSVFKGAVPHSCKKTPTVVDLLPGAPYNQQIANCCKGGVLSVRGLDPNNYISSFQLSVGIAGTTNKTVKLPKNFTLLAPGPGYTCGPAIVGKPTKFITPDGRRVTQAMMTWNVICTYSLRLAGKPPSCCSSLKSFYNGTIVPCNTCTCGCRNNA from the exons ATGGATTACTGCTTAACATCTCTCACCAAAATTTCAATTTCCACCATTTTTGTTGCCATCTTGCTTTCTTCATTCAGCTTCACTCTCACAG AAGCCTACGATGCACAAGACCCAAATGGAAACATCACAATCAAGTGGGATGTTATGAATTGGACCCCTGATGGTTATGTT GCCGTTGTTACAATATACAACTTCGAGCAATACCGCTACATTTCACCTCCTGGGTGGACCTTAGGTTGGACCTGGGCCAAGAAAGAGGTAATATGGTCCATGTTGGGCGGTCAAGCCACCGAGCAAGGAGACTGTTCAGTATTTAAAGGTGCAGTACCACACTCCTGCAAGAAAACTCCAACCGTCGTAGATTTGTTACCAGGGGCCCCTTACAATCAGCAGATTGCGAATTGTTGTAAAGGAGGTGTTCTTAGCGTACGGGGCCTAGATCCCAACAACTATATCAGCTCATTCCAGCTTAGTGTTGGCATAGCCGGAACCACCAACAAAACGGTCAAGTTACCTAAAAACTTCACCTTGCTTGCACCCGGACCTGGCTACACCTGTGGACCCGCTATTGTTGGTAAACCAACAAAGTTCATTACTCCAGATGGAAGAAGAGTAACTCAAGCAATGA TGACATGGAATGTTATATGTACATATTCGCTACGTTTGGCTGGAAAACCCCCTTCTTGTTGTTCATCTCTCAAATCTTTCTACAACGGGACAATTGTTCCCTGCAATACATGTACATGTGGATGTCGTAACAATGCTTAG
- the LOC110867007 gene encoding uncharacterized protein LOC110867007, protein MGIVDGTIPTPEEGTDNYESSRRCNAMIKGWLSTAMNKEIRCSIRYAKTAKQIWSDLAERFGTECAPRAYELRRVLAQTHQDNMTVSAYYTKLKGIWEEIHFVSPDPKCTCAAAKQLIENREKEHLYEFLMGLDEVFNTMKTQILTTKVTKPTPSLGVAYHLVSEGEKRREIATTTRPNAKQTRSFNGFCDSCMRAKQTRSPLSTSSIKMSDCTKQPHLKVHITS, encoded by the coding sequence ATGGGAATCGTCGATGGGACAATCCCTACGCCTGAAGAAGGAACTGATAATTACGAATCATCGAGACGCTGCAACGCAATGATTAAAGGATGGCTGAGCACAGCCATGAACAAAGAGATCCGATGTAGCATTCGATACGCCAAAACCGCTAAACAGATCTGGTCTGACTTAGCAGAGAGATTCGGCACAGAATGTGCACCAAGGGCGTACGAGTTAAGACGTGTTCTTGCTCAAACACATCAAGACAACATGACGGTGTCCGCATACTACACAAAATTGAAGGGAATTTGGGAGGAAATTCACTTTGTTTCTCCTGATCCAAAGTGTACTTGTGCAGCAGCCAAACAACTTATTGAAAATAGGGAAAAGGAACACTTGTATGAATTCCTCATGGGACTCGATGAAGTTTTTAACACTATGAAGACACAAATATTAACCACAAAAGTGACAAAACCAACACCGAGCCTTGGAGTTGCGTATCATCTTGTATCAGAGGGTGAAAAGCGACGTGAAATTGCAACTACTACACGCCCAAATGCCAAACAAACTCGTTCCTTTAATGGTTTTTGTGATTCCTGTATGAGAGCCAAACAAACTCGTTCACCGTTATCAACCAGCTCAATAAAAATGTCTGATTGTACAAAACAGCCTCATCTAAAGGTGCACATTACTTCTTAA